In Actinomadura citrea, a single window of DNA contains:
- a CDS encoding AIM24 family protein: MPGYQSINSKMLQVPIGPGQEVYSKRGAMLAYTGPVSFAPTATAGQGIGGTLGRAVAGEHSAMMHVTGQGSVMFGHGGLHVSVVELNGADTLYAEADRLLVHDATLQVGTMFMGEQGGVRGIVRGAVTGQGLFTTTLTGHGACALLSHGGVMELPITPQRPVHVDPQAYVAHRGQVQNKLTTAVGLRDLIGRGSGEGFQLELSGSGVVYVQASERKI; the protein is encoded by the coding sequence ATGCCCGGCTACCAGTCGATCAACTCCAAGATGCTCCAGGTCCCGATCGGACCGGGGCAGGAGGTCTACAGCAAGCGCGGCGCCATGCTGGCCTACACCGGCCCGGTGTCGTTCGCCCCGACCGCCACGGCCGGGCAGGGCATCGGCGGCACGCTCGGGCGCGCCGTCGCCGGCGAGCACAGCGCGATGATGCACGTGACCGGCCAGGGCAGCGTCATGTTCGGCCACGGCGGGCTGCACGTGTCCGTCGTCGAGCTGAACGGCGCCGACACCCTCTACGCCGAGGCCGACCGGCTGCTGGTGCACGACGCGACCCTGCAGGTCGGCACCATGTTCATGGGCGAGCAGGGCGGCGTGCGCGGCATCGTGCGCGGCGCGGTCACCGGGCAGGGCCTGTTCACCACAACGCTCACCGGGCACGGCGCGTGCGCGCTGCTGTCGCACGGCGGCGTGATGGAGCTGCCGATCACCCCGCAGCGTCCCGTCCACGTCGACCCGCAGGCGTACGTGGCCCACCGCGGCCAGGTGCAGAACAAGCTCACCACGGCGGTGGGGCTGCGCGACCTGATCGGACGCGGCTCCGGCGAGGGCTTCCAGCTGGAGCTGAGCGGCTCCGGCGTCGTCTACGTCCAGGCCAGCGAGAGGAAGATCTGA
- a CDS encoding helix-turn-helix domain-containing protein — MAETLKKGTRVTGAERDKLASDLKKRYDSGESIRALAAATGRSYGFIHRILTESGVNLRGRGGATRGKKS, encoded by the coding sequence GTGGCCGAGACCCTGAAGAAGGGCACCCGCGTGACCGGTGCCGAGCGCGACAAGCTGGCGTCGGACCTGAAGAAGAGGTACGACTCCGGCGAGAGCATCCGCGCCCTGGCAGCCGCCACCGGCCGCTCGTACGGTTTCATCCACCGGATTCTGACCGAGTCCGGCGTCAACCTGCGCGGTCGCGGTGGCGCGACCCGGGGCAAGAAGTCCTGA
- a CDS encoding Xaa-Pro dipeptidyl-peptidase, with amino-acid sequence MRRRRLTGGAGVITLTAALAAATALPAAAAGPARSAPRPPGAPQVTVKNGETQPVFSRADAVTQTVNIETTADSDRDGVRDRVQLRIMRPRETDGAGLKVPTILEPSPYWAGINDVPNHPVDIGDAGARSLTSSRRDLAEIFPGYYDNYFLPRGYAVADLDSIGTGGSTGCPTSGDRSEQAGAKAAVDWLNGRARGWAPDGAPVKATWSTGNVGMIGQSYDGTLPNMAAATGVEGLKAIVPIAGISSWYDYYRAGGGVVAPGGYQGEDLDVLAKAVLTRKDPEVCAKIIDGIEAAQDRETGDYSKVWAERDYVGQARRVRAAVMVVHGLNDWNVKIKNSVQWWNALKEAGVPRKLWLHQGNHSTPFRWRVEEWLRQTLHWFDRYLYGVRNGIEREPRVDVQHADGTWETATDWPVPGTRTVPVSLNAGPAGQPGALGLRPRSGAAQSFTDAGKTRTAEQLLVGEDQADPNRLAYLTGPLARPVRVDGIPSMSLRASLDGRSPYLTALLVDYGTDTRPTGARVNTGEQVCYGQSVPGDSGCTIRQALHTETAPYKIITRGWLDARNRHGFARTEPIEAGRTYTFRWDLEPADYTVKAGHRLGVILLSTDHDYTLRYPAGTKVGVRPGVSRVLLPLARGGRESLQ; translated from the coding sequence ATGAGACGACGACGCCTCACCGGCGGCGCCGGCGTGATCACCCTCACCGCCGCGCTCGCCGCCGCCACCGCGCTGCCCGCCGCGGCGGCCGGACCCGCCAGGTCCGCGCCCCGGCCGCCGGGCGCCCCTCAGGTCACGGTGAAGAACGGGGAGACGCAGCCGGTGTTCTCCCGCGCCGACGCCGTCACCCAGACCGTGAACATCGAGACCACGGCCGACAGCGACCGCGACGGCGTGCGGGACCGCGTGCAGTTGCGGATCATGCGCCCGAGGGAGACCGACGGCGCCGGGCTCAAGGTCCCGACGATCCTGGAGCCGAGCCCGTACTGGGCCGGGATCAACGACGTCCCGAACCACCCGGTCGACATCGGCGACGCCGGCGCCCGGTCGCTCACCTCCTCGCGGCGCGACCTGGCCGAGATCTTCCCCGGCTACTACGACAACTACTTCCTGCCGCGCGGCTACGCCGTCGCCGACCTGGACAGCATCGGGACGGGCGGCTCGACCGGCTGCCCGACCTCCGGGGACCGCAGCGAGCAGGCGGGCGCGAAGGCCGCCGTGGACTGGCTGAACGGGCGGGCCCGGGGCTGGGCTCCGGACGGCGCGCCGGTGAAGGCGACCTGGTCCACCGGGAACGTCGGCATGATCGGCCAGTCCTACGACGGGACGCTCCCCAACATGGCCGCCGCCACCGGAGTCGAGGGACTGAAGGCCATCGTCCCGATCGCCGGCATCTCCAGCTGGTACGACTACTACCGCGCGGGCGGCGGCGTGGTCGCGCCCGGCGGCTACCAGGGCGAGGACCTGGACGTCCTGGCCAAGGCCGTGCTGACCCGGAAGGACCCCGAGGTCTGCGCGAAGATCATCGACGGCATCGAGGCGGCCCAGGACCGCGAGACCGGCGACTACTCCAAGGTGTGGGCCGAGCGCGACTACGTCGGCCAGGCGCGGAGGGTGCGCGCCGCCGTCATGGTGGTGCACGGGCTCAACGACTGGAACGTCAAGATCAAAAACTCCGTGCAGTGGTGGAACGCGCTGAAGGAAGCGGGCGTCCCGCGCAAGCTGTGGCTCCACCAGGGCAACCACTCCACGCCGTTCCGCTGGCGGGTCGAGGAATGGCTGCGCCAGACGCTGCACTGGTTCGACCGCTACCTGTACGGCGTCCGCAACGGGATCGAGCGCGAGCCGCGCGTGGACGTCCAGCACGCGGATGGGACGTGGGAGACGGCGACGGACTGGCCCGTCCCCGGCACGCGCACCGTCCCGGTCAGCCTCAACGCGGGACCGGCCGGGCAGCCGGGCGCCCTCGGCCTCAGGCCCCGGTCAGGCGCGGCGCAGTCGTTCACGGACGCGGGCAAGACCCGCACGGCCGAGCAGCTCCTCGTGGGCGAGGACCAGGCGGACCCGAACCGGCTCGCCTACCTGACCGGGCCGCTGGCGAGGCCCGTCCGGGTGGACGGCATCCCCTCGATGTCGCTGCGGGCCTCCCTCGACGGCCGGTCGCCGTACCTGACGGCACTGCTGGTCGACTACGGCACCGACACCCGTCCCACGGGCGCGCGGGTCAACACCGGCGAGCAGGTCTGCTACGGCCAGAGCGTGCCGGGCGACTCCGGCTGCACGATCCGGCAGGCGCTGCACACCGAGACCGCCCCCTACAAGATCATCACGCGGGGGTGGCTGGACGCGCGGAACCGGCACGGCTTCGCCCGGACCGAGCCGATCGAGGCCGGGCGGACCTACACCTTCCGGTGGGACCTCGAACCGGCCGACTACACGGTGAAGGCCGGGCACCGGCTCGGCGTGATCCTGCTGTCCACCGACCACGACTACACGCTCCGCTACCCGGCGGGGACGAAGGTCGGCGTGCGGCCGGGCGTCAGCAGGGTGCTGCTGCCGCTGGCGCGGGGCGGCCGGGAGTCGCTCCAGTAG
- a CDS encoding AIM24 family protein — translation MAQFRMNGSKMLAVDIGGETIRALNGSMVAYEGQMAFKRQGMTGGEGLRGALKRRIAGEGMTLMEITGQGTVYLASEATEVTLVQLTGDTLFVESESLLALDGNLSTGVQFVGLRGMGTGQGLATTKVEGHGTVAVLSQGPAIALEVTPQTPLCVDPHAYVCHHGQLQQDVVTDVNWRTVIGQGSGESVQFRYQGHGLVYVQPAERGGILEI, via the coding sequence GTGGCGCAATTTCGAATGAACGGCTCGAAGATGCTCGCCGTCGACATCGGCGGCGAGACGATCCGGGCGCTGAACGGCTCGATGGTGGCCTACGAGGGCCAGATGGCGTTCAAGCGGCAGGGCATGACGGGCGGCGAGGGCCTGCGCGGCGCCCTCAAGCGCAGGATCGCCGGCGAGGGCATGACCCTCATGGAGATCACCGGGCAGGGGACGGTCTACCTGGCGAGCGAGGCGACGGAGGTGACGCTCGTCCAGCTCACCGGCGACACCCTGTTCGTGGAGTCGGAGAGCCTGCTGGCGCTCGACGGGAACCTGAGCACGGGCGTGCAGTTCGTGGGGCTGCGGGGGATGGGCACCGGTCAGGGCCTCGCCACCACCAAGGTCGAGGGGCACGGGACGGTGGCGGTCCTGTCGCAGGGACCGGCCATCGCGCTGGAGGTGACGCCGCAGACGCCGCTGTGCGTCGACCCGCACGCCTACGTCTGCCACCACGGGCAGCTTCAGCAGGACGTGGTCACCGACGTGAACTGGCGGACGGTGATCGGTCAGGGATCGGGGGAGAGCGTGCAGTTCCGGTACCAGGGGCACGGGCTGGTCTACGTCCAGCCGGCCGAGCGCGGCGGGATTCTGGAGATCTGA
- a CDS encoding enoyl-CoA hydratase/isomerase family protein, producing MGDATTAGRPETATAPETAGSVPPGLDEAGLRLDVDGAVATVTLNRPERRNAMTFATWRGLAAIGRSLPAGVRVVVLRGEGPSFSAGIDLGMFSGGGGGEGFTDGADAEGTDRFIAELQEGYTWLRRPDIVSVAAVQGHAIGAGFQLALACDIRVIAEDARFCMKEPALGLVPDLTGTKPLVEIVGVGRALELCLTARTVLADEAARIGLAETVVPRDGLDGAVRDLADALLAVNPGAAAATKRLLWQAAENTLDEQCAAERREQIGRLREVFGS from the coding sequence ATGGGGGACGCGACCACGGCCGGCAGGCCGGAAACGGCCACGGCGCCGGAGACGGCGGGGTCCGTCCCGCCGGGCCTCGACGAGGCGGGGCTGCGGCTGGACGTGGACGGCGCGGTCGCGACCGTCACCCTGAACCGGCCCGAGCGGCGCAACGCCATGACGTTCGCGACCTGGCGCGGGCTCGCCGCGATCGGGCGCTCCCTGCCCGCGGGCGTGCGCGTCGTCGTCCTGCGCGGGGAGGGACCCTCGTTCTCCGCGGGCATCGACCTCGGCATGTTCTCCGGCGGCGGAGGCGGCGAGGGGTTCACCGACGGCGCCGACGCCGAGGGCACCGACCGCTTCATCGCCGAGCTGCAGGAGGGCTACACCTGGCTGCGGCGCCCCGACATCGTCTCCGTCGCGGCGGTGCAGGGCCACGCCATCGGCGCCGGCTTCCAGCTCGCGCTGGCCTGCGACATCCGCGTGATCGCCGAGGACGCCAGGTTCTGCATGAAGGAGCCCGCGCTCGGGCTCGTTCCGGACCTGACCGGCACCAAGCCGCTGGTCGAGATCGTGGGGGTCGGGCGCGCCCTGGAGCTGTGCCTCACCGCCCGGACGGTGCTCGCCGACGAGGCGGCCCGGATCGGGCTCGCCGAGACCGTCGTCCCGCGCGACGGCCTCGACGGAGCCGTCCGCGACCTGGCGGACGCCCTGCTCGCGGTGAACCCGGGTGCGGCCGCCGCGACCAAGCGGCTGCTGTGGCAGGCCGCGGAGAACACCCTCGACGAGCAGTGCGCCGCCGAGCGCCGCGAGCAGATCGGCCGCCTCCGCGAGGTCTTCGGCTCATGA
- a CDS encoding VOC family protein encodes MTHVTGNAPDGTPNWLDIGVPDLDRARTFYGTLLGWQFQDAGPEAGHYNMCNLRGEPVAGMMQNPEGEPDVYWWNVYFAADDCDGLAKRATDAGGEVVVPSMDVMDLGRMAVLRDPQGAHFGLWQGRSHPGSRIVNVPGSYVWNELVARDSAAAGEFYKAVFGYELEPMPGDMDYTVLRRAGDGRYVGGILGGSGIVLGGGGDPASSWTTYFAVDDADEAARRVRAGGGTVDSEPQDTPYGRSATVRDPFGVPFHVMKPAQEPQS; translated from the coding sequence ATGACCCACGTCACAGGCAACGCGCCGGACGGGACGCCCAACTGGCTGGACATCGGCGTCCCCGATCTCGACCGGGCCAGGACGTTCTACGGGACCCTCCTGGGCTGGCAGTTCCAGGACGCCGGACCGGAGGCGGGGCACTACAACATGTGCAACCTGCGCGGCGAGCCCGTCGCCGGGATGATGCAGAACCCCGAGGGCGAGCCGGACGTGTACTGGTGGAACGTCTACTTCGCCGCCGACGACTGCGACGGGCTCGCCAAGCGGGCCACCGACGCGGGCGGGGAGGTCGTCGTCCCGTCCATGGACGTGATGGACCTCGGCCGCATGGCGGTCCTGCGCGACCCGCAGGGAGCGCATTTCGGCCTGTGGCAGGGCCGCTCCCACCCCGGCTCGCGGATCGTGAACGTCCCGGGCTCGTACGTGTGGAACGAGCTCGTCGCGCGCGACTCGGCCGCGGCCGGGGAGTTCTACAAGGCGGTGTTCGGCTACGAGCTGGAGCCGATGCCGGGCGACATGGACTACACCGTCCTGCGGCGGGCGGGCGACGGGCGCTACGTCGGCGGCATCCTCGGCGGATCCGGGATCGTCCTCGGCGGCGGCGGCGACCCCGCCTCGTCCTGGACGACGTATTTCGCGGTCGACGACGCCGACGAGGCGGCCCGCAGGGTCCGCGCGGGCGGCGGCACCGTCGACTCCGAGCCGCAGGACACCCCGTACGGGCGGTCGGCGACGGTCCGCGACCCCTTCGGGGTCCCGTTCCACGTGATGAAGCCCGCGCAGGAGCCGCAGTCCTGA
- a CDS encoding response regulator, whose amino-acid sequence MIDVLVADDQAAVRAGLVLILGAAPDVRVVGEAADGARAVELAGELRPDVVLMDVRMPRLDGIAATRRIAGFTDVLVLTTFDMDEYVFGALRAGAAGFLLKDVDADRLVEAVRTVAAGEGIIAPQVTRRLIGAFAARPAAPAEVPGLAELTPREREVFGCLGEGLSNGQIASRLAMAETTTKTHVSRILGKLGLASRVQAAILAQETAATGLSGLDPHKGSSGTV is encoded by the coding sequence GTGATCGACGTGCTGGTCGCCGACGACCAGGCGGCGGTGCGGGCCGGGCTGGTGCTGATCCTCGGCGCCGCGCCGGACGTGCGGGTGGTCGGCGAGGCCGCCGACGGGGCGCGCGCGGTGGAACTGGCCGGCGAGCTCCGGCCCGACGTGGTGCTCATGGACGTCCGCATGCCCCGCCTGGACGGGATCGCCGCCACCCGGCGGATCGCCGGGTTCACCGACGTCCTGGTGCTGACGACGTTCGACATGGACGAGTACGTGTTCGGGGCGCTGCGGGCGGGCGCCGCCGGGTTCCTGCTCAAGGACGTCGACGCCGACAGGCTGGTGGAGGCCGTGCGGACCGTCGCGGCGGGCGAGGGCATCATCGCCCCCCAGGTCACCCGGCGGCTCATCGGCGCCTTCGCGGCCCGGCCGGCGGCCCCGGCGGAGGTGCCGGGGCTGGCGGAGCTGACGCCGCGCGAGCGCGAGGTGTTCGGCTGCCTCGGGGAGGGCCTGTCGAACGGGCAGATCGCGTCCCGGCTCGCCATGGCCGAGACGACCACCAAGACGCACGTGAGCCGCATCCTCGGCAAGCTCGGGCTCGCCAGCCGCGTCCAGGCGGCCATTCTCGCGCAGGAGACGGCCGCCACGGGACTCTCCGGCCTTGATCCGCATAAGGGATCATCCGGGACGGTCTAG
- a CDS encoding EAL domain-containing protein, whose product MSSTDTLDALVPARAVFHPVVDLGTGAVVAVEAHAAPSGPSGGPVRPDPASGDVRRAVAAARAAAELGTPLPLQIGLRAESLASGADLLGELHRGLGETGRRPQEIILCVGGGFPPARRPALAAALSALRRAGYLVGLSGLGSAHTPLDLLVDGASYLLKLDPGLARTAAGDPRRAALVASLVELAHRLETRVLAPGMTTHDQVLHLRETGVRLVQGPALAPPDWRPGMPVSIPVTGGREAPARPGAGLGPRVSEFTLPAVTLPRTATAGEVLTVLNAETGATSVVLVDERQRPSFTVDRTRFLLQLSGAYGHALHARRPAARLADPPRPVPRTVPAIAALRAAGAEDERVYDDLVVVDEVGRCLGIVRVADLIRAMSR is encoded by the coding sequence GTGTCCTCCACCGACACCCTCGACGCGCTCGTCCCGGCCCGGGCCGTGTTCCACCCCGTGGTCGACCTCGGCACGGGCGCCGTCGTCGCCGTGGAGGCGCACGCCGCCCCGTCCGGCCCGTCCGGCGGCCCGGTGCGGCCCGACCCGGCGTCCGGGGACGTGCGCCGCGCGGTCGCGGCGGCGCGCGCGGCCGCCGAGCTGGGCACCCCGCTGCCGCTGCAGATCGGGCTGCGCGCCGAGTCCCTCGCGAGCGGCGCCGACCTGCTCGGCGAGCTGCACCGCGGACTCGGGGAGACCGGACGGCGCCCGCAGGAGATCATCCTGTGCGTCGGCGGGGGCTTCCCGCCCGCGCGGCGCCCGGCCCTCGCCGCCGCGCTGTCGGCGCTGCGCCGCGCCGGGTACCTCGTCGGGCTGTCCGGCCTCGGCTCCGCCCACACCCCGCTCGACCTGTTGGTCGACGGCGCCTCCTACCTGCTCAAGCTCGATCCCGGGCTGGCCCGGACGGCGGCCGGCGATCCGCGCCGCGCGGCGCTCGTGGCGAGCCTCGTCGAGCTGGCGCACCGGCTGGAGACCCGCGTCCTCGCGCCGGGCATGACGACGCACGACCAGGTTCTGCACCTGCGCGAGACCGGCGTCCGGCTCGTCCAGGGACCCGCCCTCGCGCCGCCGGACTGGCGCCCGGGAATGCCGGTGAGCATCCCGGTCACCGGCGGGCGCGAGGCCCCGGCCCGGCCCGGCGCCGGTCTCGGGCCCCGGGTGTCGGAGTTCACCCTCCCCGCGGTGACGCTGCCGCGGACGGCGACCGCCGGCGAGGTGCTCACCGTGCTCAACGCCGAGACCGGTGCCACCAGCGTCGTCCTGGTCGACGAGCGGCAGCGGCCGAGCTTCACCGTCGACCGGACGCGCTTCCTGCTCCAGCTGTCGGGCGCCTACGGGCACGCCCTGCACGCGCGCCGGCCCGCCGCCCGGCTCGCCGACCCGCCGCGGCCCGTCCCGCGCACCGTCCCGGCGATCGCCGCGCTGCGGGCCGCCGGCGCGGAGGACGAGCGCGTCTACGACGACCTGGTCGTGGTGGACGAGGTCGGCCGCTGCCTCGGCATCGTCCGGGTGGCCGACCTGATCCGGGCCATGTCGCGCTGA
- a CDS encoding ABC transporter permease: protein MWIAPERRSLSRWAVPGLVLGAGVVVGAVLAADGRSGTALIALASLAGYAAYLAYRRNEPALPLSEGFGSGTRARAHLRAAAMTGDVLTVAVVGGLVVQALRGADITAYVWLAAVAGVTYLLSAIAGGRGL from the coding sequence ATGTGGATCGCTCCCGAACGCCGCAGTCTCAGCCGGTGGGCCGTCCCAGGGCTCGTCCTGGGCGCCGGTGTGGTGGTCGGGGCCGTGCTGGCCGCCGACGGGCGGTCCGGGACGGCCCTCATCGCGCTGGCCTCGCTGGCCGGGTACGCGGCGTACCTCGCCTACCGCCGCAACGAGCCGGCGCTGCCGCTCAGTGAGGGTTTCGGGTCGGGCACCCGGGCCCGCGCGCACCTGCGGGCCGCCGCCATGACGGGCGACGTGCTGACCGTCGCGGTCGTCGGCGGCCTCGTGGTGCAGGCGCTGCGCGGCGCCGACATCACCGCCTACGTGTGGCTGGCGGCCGTCGCCGGCGTGACGTACCTGCTGTCGGCGATCGCCGGCGGCCGCGGGCTGTGA
- a CDS encoding ABC-F family ATP-binding cassette domain-containing protein, protein MIIAKDIELRAGSRLLIEAASFRVNPGDRVGFVGRNGAGKTTLTKVLAGEALPAQGAVTSSGTIGYLPQDPRGVDLDELARDRILSARGLDEVIRELRAAEEAMATATGTGRDKAVRRYGRLEERLHVLGGYSAEAEAASIASSLGLPDRVMTQPLGTLSGGQRRRVELARILFSGADTLLLDEPTNHLDADSVVWLRDFLKGHQGGLVVISHDVELLDAVVNRVFHLDANRGVIDIYNVGWKKYLDQRETDERRRKRESANAQRQASTLLSQADKMRAKATKAKAAQQMDRRARQLLAGVEGERQADKVAKIRFPDPAPCGKTPLTAEGLSKSYGSLEIFTDVDLAIDRGSRVVILGLNGAGKTTLLRLLAGVDKADTGSVVAGHGLRIGYYAQEHETLEVERSVLENMQSAAPGMAPVEVRKILGSFLFSGDDVDKPAGVLSGGEKTRLALAMLVVSSANVLLLDEPTNNLDPASREEILAALRTFAGAIVLVTHDEGAVEALAPERVILLPDGVEDIWSDEFADLVALA, encoded by the coding sequence GTGATCATCGCGAAAGACATCGAGCTGCGCGCCGGGTCCCGGCTGCTGATCGAGGCCGCCAGCTTCCGGGTCAACCCCGGCGACCGGGTCGGCTTCGTCGGCCGCAACGGCGCCGGCAAGACCACGCTCACCAAGGTCCTGGCGGGTGAGGCGCTGCCCGCGCAGGGCGCCGTGACGTCCTCCGGGACCATCGGCTACCTGCCGCAGGACCCCCGCGGCGTCGACCTGGACGAGCTGGCCCGCGACCGGATCCTGTCCGCCCGCGGGCTGGACGAGGTGATCCGCGAGCTGCGCGCCGCCGAGGAGGCGATGGCGACCGCGACCGGCACCGGGCGCGACAAGGCCGTCCGCCGGTACGGGCGGCTGGAGGAGCGCCTGCACGTCCTCGGCGGCTACAGCGCGGAGGCCGAGGCCGCCTCGATCGCCTCCAGCCTCGGCCTGCCGGACCGGGTGATGACCCAGCCGCTCGGCACGCTGTCGGGCGGCCAGCGGCGGCGCGTCGAGCTGGCCCGCATCCTGTTCTCGGGCGCCGACACACTGCTGCTGGACGAGCCCACCAACCACCTGGACGCCGACTCGGTCGTCTGGCTGCGCGACTTCCTGAAAGGCCACCAGGGCGGCCTCGTCGTCATCAGCCACGACGTGGAGCTGCTGGACGCGGTGGTCAACCGGGTGTTCCACCTGGACGCCAACCGCGGCGTGATCGACATCTACAACGTCGGCTGGAAGAAGTACCTCGACCAGCGGGAGACCGACGAGCGGCGCCGCAAGCGCGAGTCGGCGAACGCGCAGCGGCAGGCGTCGACGCTGCTGTCGCAGGCCGACAAGATGCGGGCCAAGGCCACCAAGGCCAAGGCGGCCCAGCAGATGGACCGGCGGGCCCGGCAGCTGCTGGCGGGCGTCGAGGGTGAGCGGCAGGCCGACAAGGTGGCCAAAATTCGCTTCCCGGACCCGGCACCTTGTGGCAAAACCCCCCTCACCGCGGAGGGTTTGTCGAAATCGTACGGATCTTTGGAGATATTCACCGACGTGGACCTGGCCATCGACCGCGGCAGCCGGGTCGTCATTCTGGGCCTGAACGGCGCCGGGAAAACGACGCTCCTGCGGCTGCTGGCGGGGGTCGACAAGGCCGACACCGGGTCGGTCGTGGCCGGGCACGGGCTGCGGATCGGCTACTACGCGCAGGAGCACGAGACGCTGGAGGTCGAGCGGTCCGTCCTGGAGAACATGCAGTCCGCCGCCCCCGGCATGGCGCCGGTCGAGGTCCGCAAGATCCTCGGCTCGTTCCTGTTCTCCGGCGACGACGTCGACAAGCCCGCGGGGGTGCTGTCCGGCGGCGAGAAGACCCGGCTGGCACTGGCGATGCTCGTGGTCTCCAGCGCCAACGTGCTGCTTCTGGACGAGCCCACCAACAACCTCGATCCGGCGAGCCGCGAGGAGATCCTCGCGGCTCTGCGGACGTTCGCCGGAGCGATCGTCCTGGTGACCCACGACGAGGGCGCGGTGGAGGCGCTCGCACCGGAAAGAGTGATTTTGCTCCCGGATGGTGTGGAAGACATCTGGAGTGACGAGTTTGCCGATCTGGTGGCCCTCGCGTGA
- a CDS encoding AIM24 family protein, giving the protein MSTFGTQTWNPTTLPSNDNVNPYAFSVDLKGQWFAQKGKMIAYYGQIKFEALSSGPLDSLVAHTFNSPLYAQDWIVAQGQGKLVLADRGFDVNSFDLEEGNLTVRAGNLLAFEPGLELKQSIIPGFLTLIGTGRFVAASNGPVHFVEPPIRVDPQALLGWADCPSPCHHYDHSYMRGAFGAARMIFGIGGSSGEEHQFDFTGQGTVMMQSSEVVMNEDVLLRDLEGQIGLVGASGLQRLQHTITQRLASERQG; this is encoded by the coding sequence GTGAGCACGTTCGGGACGCAGACCTGGAACCCCACGACGCTGCCGTCCAACGACAACGTCAACCCCTACGCCTTCAGCGTCGACCTCAAGGGGCAGTGGTTCGCGCAGAAGGGCAAGATGATCGCCTACTACGGGCAGATCAAGTTCGAGGCGCTGTCGTCCGGCCCGCTGGACTCCCTCGTCGCGCACACCTTCAACTCCCCGCTGTACGCGCAGGACTGGATCGTCGCGCAGGGGCAGGGCAAGCTCGTCCTCGCCGACCGCGGGTTCGACGTCAACTCCTTCGACCTGGAGGAGGGCAACCTCACCGTCCGGGCGGGTAACCTGCTCGCCTTCGAGCCGGGCCTGGAGCTGAAGCAGTCGATCATCCCCGGGTTCCTGACCCTGATCGGCACGGGCCGGTTCGTCGCCGCCTCCAACGGTCCCGTGCACTTCGTCGAACCGCCGATCCGCGTCGACCCGCAGGCGCTGCTCGGCTGGGCCGACTGCCCGTCGCCGTGCCACCACTACGACCACTCCTACATGCGCGGCGCGTTCGGCGCCGCCCGGATGATCTTCGGGATCGGCGGCTCCTCCGGCGAGGAGCACCAGTTCGACTTCACCGGCCAGGGCACCGTGATGATGCAGTCGTCGGAGGTCGTGATGAACGAGGACGTCCTGCTGCGCGACCTCGAAGGCCAGATCGGGCTGGTCGGCGCGTCCGGCCTCCAGCGCCTCCAGCACACGATCACGCAGCGGCTCGCCTCCGAACGCCAGGGCTGA